In one window of Duganella dendranthematis DNA:
- the proX gene encoding glycine betaine/L-proline ABC transporter substrate-binding protein ProX, producing the protein MLALCVLVLTTSLAMAQTPDDSLPGKGIKVQALQSAIAEETFQTMLVDRALEKLGYEPQAIKEVDYPAAHIAIANGDATFLAVHWDPLHQDYYNNAGGDAKLLRTGQYAGPAAQGYMIDKATADKYNITNIEQLRDPGLAKLFDHDGDGKADLTGCNPGWGCEAMIENHLDAYQLRATVKHVQGSYAALMADTIGRHQRGEPILYYTWTPYWVSGVLVPGKDVVWLQAPFSSNPQHTSTRMDDGSDYGFAVNTTRIVVNRAWAEQNPAAIKLFEVMRLPIADINAQNQRMRDGENSQADIARHTDGWIKFHQQLFDSWIGQALQR; encoded by the coding sequence ATGCTGGCGCTGTGCGTGCTGGTGCTGACCACCAGCCTGGCCATGGCGCAAACGCCGGACGACAGCCTGCCTGGCAAGGGCATCAAGGTGCAAGCGCTGCAAAGCGCGATCGCCGAAGAAACCTTCCAGACCATGCTGGTCGACCGCGCGCTGGAAAAACTGGGCTACGAGCCACAGGCGATCAAGGAAGTCGACTATCCGGCCGCGCATATCGCCATCGCCAATGGCGACGCCACCTTCCTTGCGGTGCACTGGGACCCTTTGCATCAGGACTATTACAACAACGCCGGCGGCGACGCCAAGCTGTTGCGCACCGGTCAGTATGCCGGTCCGGCCGCGCAAGGCTATATGATAGACAAAGCCACGGCCGACAAGTACAACATCACCAATATCGAGCAGTTGCGCGATCCGGGCCTGGCCAAGCTGTTCGACCACGACGGCGACGGCAAGGCCGACCTGACCGGCTGCAATCCCGGCTGGGGCTGCGAGGCGATGATCGAAAACCATCTGGACGCCTACCAGTTGCGCGCCACGGTCAAGCACGTGCAGGGCAGCTACGCCGCGCTGATGGCCGACACCATCGGCCGCCACCAGCGTGGCGAACCGATCCTGTACTACACGTGGACGCCATACTGGGTAAGCGGGGTGCTGGTGCCGGGCAAGGACGTGGTCTGGCTGCAAGCGCCGTTCTCGTCCAATCCGCAGCACACCAGCACGCGGATGGATGACGGCAGCGACTATGGTTTCGCCGTCAACACCACGCGCATCGTTGTCAACCGCGCATGGGCCGAGCAGAATCCGGCGGCCATCAAGCTGTTTGAAGTGATGCGACTGCCGATTGCCGACATCAATGCGCAAAACCAGCGCATGCGCGACGGCGAAAACTCGCAGGCCGATATCGCCCGCCATACCGATGGCTGGATCAAATTCCACCAGCAGCTATTCGATAGCTGGATCGGGCAGGCGCTGCAGCGCTAA
- a CDS encoding DASS family sodium-coupled anion symporter, translated as MLSKLSAMFRYFNSAVPFRLVPALIATAVLFVLLALPCPAGLDPKAWALVAIFLTTIVAIILKVMPIGVMALMAIVIVALSQVTSNSSKGAITDALSSFASPLIWLIVVAVLISRGLKKTGLGSRIGLIFIAMLGKRTIGIGYGLTVCELVLAPFTPSNTARGGGIVHPIMKSIANAFDSDPAKGTEGKVGTYLALVNYHANPITSAMFLTATAPNPLVVDFVAKASNQSFHLSWTTWALCMLLPGLVCLLLMPLVIYLLSPPQLKATPDAVQYARGELDRMGPLAPKEKVMLGTFGLLLVLWANVPAMIFGPAWTLDPTVVAFLGLFVLIITGTLDWDDVLSEKSAWDTLIWFGALVMLAEQLNKLGVIGWAALAMKDAIVASGMGWFPVATVLLLAFVFSHYLFASTTAHISAMLFAFLSVGAQLLPPQYLVPFLLLMTAGSAIMMTLTHYATGTSPIIFGSGYVTMGNWWRVGFVMCVLELLVFAVVGGAWWKLLGYW; from the coding sequence ATGCTGTCCAAGCTGTCCGCCATGTTCCGCTACTTCAATAGCGCTGTGCCGTTTCGTCTGGTGCCGGCGCTGATTGCCACCGCCGTCCTGTTTGTGCTGCTGGCGCTGCCTTGTCCCGCCGGCCTCGATCCCAAGGCCTGGGCGCTGGTGGCGATTTTCCTCACCACGATTGTGGCCATCATCCTCAAGGTCATGCCGATTGGCGTGATGGCGCTGATGGCGATCGTTATCGTCGCGCTGTCGCAAGTCACCTCCAACTCATCCAAGGGCGCAATTACCGATGCGCTGAGCAGCTTCGCCAGCCCGCTGATCTGGCTGATCGTGGTCGCCGTGTTGATCTCGCGCGGCCTCAAGAAAACCGGGCTCGGCAGCCGCATCGGCCTGATCTTCATCGCCATGCTGGGCAAGCGCACCATCGGCATCGGTTACGGCCTGACGGTGTGCGAACTGGTGCTCGCGCCGTTCACGCCGAGTAATACCGCGCGCGGCGGCGGCATCGTCCACCCGATCATGAAATCGATCGCCAATGCCTTCGATTCCGATCCCGCCAAGGGGACGGAAGGCAAGGTCGGCACCTATCTGGCGCTGGTCAATTACCACGCCAATCCGATTACCTCCGCCATGTTCCTCACCGCCACCGCGCCGAATCCGCTGGTGGTGGACTTCGTCGCCAAGGCCAGCAACCAGAGCTTTCACCTGAGCTGGACCACCTGGGCCCTGTGCATGCTGCTGCCGGGGCTGGTCTGCCTGCTGCTGATGCCGCTGGTGATTTATCTGCTGTCGCCGCCGCAACTGAAAGCGACGCCGGACGCGGTGCAATACGCGCGCGGCGAACTCGATCGCATGGGGCCGCTGGCGCCGAAAGAGAAAGTCATGCTCGGCACCTTCGGCCTGCTGTTGGTGCTGTGGGCCAATGTGCCGGCCATGATCTTCGGCCCGGCGTGGACGCTGGACCCGACCGTGGTCGCCTTCCTTGGACTGTTTGTGCTGATTATCACTGGCACGCTGGACTGGGACGATGTGCTGTCCGAGAAAAGCGCCTGGGATACGCTGATCTGGTTCGGTGCGCTGGTCATGCTGGCCGAGCAGTTGAACAAGCTGGGCGTGATCGGCTGGGCCGCGCTGGCGATGAAGGATGCCATCGTCGCCAGCGGCATGGGCTGGTTCCCGGTCGCTACCGTGCTGCTGCTCGCCTTCGTCTTCTCGCACTACCTGTTTGCCAGCACCACCGCCCACATCAGCGCCATGCTGTTCGCCTTCCTGTCAGTCGGCGCGCAGCTGCTGCCGCCGCAATACCTGGTGCCGTTCCTGCTGCTGATGACGGCCGGCTCGGCCATCATGATGACGCTGACGCATTACGCCACCGGCACCTCGCCGATTATCTTCGGCAGCGGCTACGTCACCATGGGTAACTGGTGGCGCGTCGGCTTTGTCATGTGCGTGCTGGAATTGCTGGTGTTTGCCGTGGTCGGCGGTGCCTGGTGGAAACTGCTGGGTTACTGGTAA
- a CDS encoding SLAC1 anion channel family protein, translating into MESAHETFTTATLPSTRNLPVNLFGSVMSVAGLALAWRLASKRYGVGIAISDSIGIVALLLFAVLAIGYLHKLIRHTAAVRQEFDHPVIGSFFGTIGISILLLSSVVASYSSAAQWLMWSLGVAVTLALSAVMIGRLLNGNAAPASVAPAWLIAGVGSLDIVVTGGNLPGPWAREINLLAAAIGGVSALVFFVLIFSRLVHQAPMADAMRPSKMILMAPFAVGFIAYVNLMQTVDRFAALLFYFGLFLFVIIGWRLVRKPPPFSLSWWAIGFPMAALSSSALNYAGAVGGLGLEVLAVTLLILLSLVIVALAIRSLCSMAEVRP; encoded by the coding sequence ATGGAATCTGCCCACGAAACTTTTACCACGGCGACGCTGCCGTCCACGCGCAACCTGCCGGTCAACCTGTTCGGTTCGGTCATGAGCGTGGCCGGGCTGGCGCTGGCGTGGCGTCTGGCCAGCAAGCGCTACGGCGTTGGCATCGCCATCTCCGACAGCATCGGCATCGTCGCCCTGCTGCTGTTTGCCGTGCTGGCGATTGGCTATCTGCATAAACTGATACGGCACACGGCGGCCGTGCGGCAGGAATTCGATCACCCGGTAATTGGCAGCTTCTTTGGCACCATCGGCATCAGCATCTTGCTGCTGTCCAGCGTGGTCGCCAGTTACAGCAGCGCCGCGCAGTGGCTGATGTGGAGCCTGGGCGTCGCTGTCACGCTGGCGCTGAGCGCGGTCATGATCGGCCGCCTGTTGAACGGCAACGCCGCTCCGGCCAGCGTGGCGCCGGCCTGGCTGATTGCCGGCGTGGGCAGTCTCGATATCGTGGTCACCGGCGGCAACCTGCCCGGTCCCTGGGCACGCGAAATCAACTTGCTGGCGGCGGCCATCGGCGGCGTCAGCGCCTTGGTGTTCTTCGTGCTGATCTTCTCGCGCCTGGTGCATCAGGCGCCGATGGCCGACGCCATGCGGCCGTCGAAGATGATCCTGATGGCGCCGTTCGCGGTCGGCTTCATTGCTTACGTCAACCTGATGCAGACGGTGGACCGTTTTGCCGCGCTGCTGTTTTACTTTGGCCTGTTCCTGTTTGTGATCATAGGCTGGCGGCTGGTGCGCAAGCCGCCGCCGTTTTCTCTGTCATGGTGGGCGATCGGCTTTCCCATGGCGGCCCTGAGCAGCTCGGCACTGAACTATGCCGGCGCTGTCGGCGGGCTGGGACTGGAAGTGCTGGCGGTAACGTTGCTGATACTGCTGTCGCTGGTCATCGTCGCGCTGGCGATCCGCTCGCTGTGCTCCATGGCGGAGGTGCGCCCATGA
- a CDS encoding alpha/beta hydrolase: MTLAWDSETLEDARSFNRKLHWAPRFKINNRVIPMLIQSLLRLSQFGADGKLAREGISVTRYAAHTDGLRVPVRILRGASPARGVLLDFHGGGWAIGNAAMNDQLNAGLINACQVAVVSVDYRLAPAAPLVAIMDDCLTAARWLLDGGLPEFDGLPVYILGESAGGHLAAATLLRLKRWPDLLRRIDGAILYYGVYDLAGTPSVRQAGADTLVLHGPSMLDSLRLLTPGLTDEQRRKAPLSPLYGDLSGMPPVLMFAGERDPLRDDTTLMAERWRAVAVVECHLLPEAPHGFIRFPTRMAAQVRQRVYEWIRERRLLPQ; this comes from the coding sequence ATGACCTTGGCGTGGGACAGCGAAACACTGGAAGATGCGCGCAGCTTCAACCGCAAACTGCATTGGGCGCCGCGCTTCAAAATCAACAACCGTGTGATTCCGATGTTAATCCAGTCGCTGCTGCGGCTGTCGCAGTTTGGCGCTGATGGCAAACTTGCGCGAGAAGGTATTAGTGTAACGCGTTACGCAGCGCATACGGACGGATTGCGCGTACCCGTACGCATTTTGCGCGGCGCATCGCCGGCGCGCGGCGTGCTGCTAGATTTTCACGGTGGCGGCTGGGCCATCGGCAATGCGGCAATGAACGATCAGCTCAACGCCGGCCTGATCAACGCTTGCCAAGTCGCGGTGGTATCGGTGGATTACCGGCTCGCGCCGGCTGCGCCGCTGGTCGCCATCATGGACGACTGTCTGACTGCGGCACGCTGGCTGCTGGACGGCGGACTTCCCGAATTCGACGGCTTGCCGGTCTACATCCTCGGCGAGTCCGCAGGCGGCCATCTGGCGGCGGCGACGCTGTTGCGGCTCAAGCGCTGGCCTGATTTGCTGCGCCGCATCGACGGCGCAATTCTGTACTACGGCGTCTACGATTTGGCGGGTACGCCCAGCGTGCGCCAGGCCGGTGCCGACACGCTGGTGCTGCACGGCCCCAGCATGCTCGATTCGCTGCGTCTGCTCACGCCCGGTCTGACCGATGAACAGCGTCGGAAAGCGCCGCTATCGCCGCTGTATGGCGACTTGTCTGGTATGCCGCCGGTGCTGATGTTCGCCGGCGAGCGCGATCCTTTGCGCGACGACACCACGCTGATGGCCGAACGCTGGCGCGCCGTGGCTGTGGTGGAATGTCATCTGCTGCCGGAAGCGCCGCACGGCTTTATCCGCTTCCCAACCCGCATGGCCGCGCAAGTGCGGCAACGGGTGTACGAGTGGATACGCGAACGGCGCTTACTTCCCCAGTAG
- a CDS encoding GlxA family transcriptional regulator, translating to MKVTLVMLDGVQALDVAAPLDVFAEANRFLPKKDHYQTTLVGERPDGVTSSSGMDFKVHCDYLNFHADSDLLLVAGGPRYQDYRPSAPLADWLNLHARRAKRFGAICNGVFLLGRARLLDGREITTHWDHAERLVAQFPSSIVRPDKIFVRDGNLFTCGGVSAGIDLCLALVAEDWGQELALKVAKRLIVYIRRDGGQSQYSPYLAVGPDQDSLVARVLKYVTDHIAEPLGIEEIADAVGVSRRTFSRAFARHAHVTPSVFVDQVRIDFARKLLEETDVPLKTVAFRCGFNTAEKMRLIFSRQLDITPKAYRERFRSAATDA from the coding sequence ATGAAGGTTACGCTGGTCATGCTGGACGGGGTGCAAGCGCTGGATGTGGCGGCGCCGCTGGATGTATTTGCCGAAGCAAACCGCTTTTTGCCAAAAAAGGATCACTACCAAACCACGCTGGTCGGCGAGCGGCCGGACGGCGTGACCAGCTCCAGCGGCATGGATTTTAAAGTGCATTGCGACTACCTGAATTTTCACGCGGACAGCGACCTGTTGCTGGTGGCCGGCGGGCCGCGCTATCAGGACTACCGCCCGTCGGCGCCGTTGGCCGACTGGCTCAACCTGCATGCGCGCCGCGCCAAGCGCTTCGGCGCCATCTGCAACGGCGTGTTCTTGCTGGGTCGCGCGCGCCTGCTGGACGGCCGCGAAATCACCACGCATTGGGATCACGCCGAACGGCTGGTGGCGCAGTTCCCCTCCTCCATCGTTAGGCCCGACAAGATTTTCGTCCGCGACGGCAATCTGTTCACCTGCGGCGGCGTCAGCGCCGGTATCGATTTGTGTCTTGCGCTGGTGGCCGAGGATTGGGGTCAAGAACTGGCGCTCAAGGTAGCAAAGCGGCTGATCGTGTACATCCGGCGCGACGGCGGCCAATCGCAGTACAGCCCCTACCTGGCGGTCGGCCCGGACCAGGACTCGCTGGTAGCGCGGGTGCTGAAATACGTCACCGACCACATCGCCGAGCCGCTCGGCATCGAAGAGATCGCCGATGCGGTCGGCGTCAGCCGCCGCACCTTCTCGCGCGCGTTCGCCAGGCACGCCCACGTTACACCGTCGGTATTTGTCGACCAGGTGCGGATCGACTTCGCCCGCAAGCTGCTCGAGGAGACCGACGTGCCGCTGAAGACCGTCGCCTTCCGCTGCGGCTTTAATACCGCCGAGAAGATGCGGCTGATCTTTTCGCGCCAGCTGGATATCACGCCCAAGGCCTATCGCGAGCGCTTCCGCTCCGCTGCGACGGACGCTTGA
- a CDS encoding DUF2783 domain-containing protein encodes MNALNLKQNLDDYDDFYDMLTESHHDLTEAQSKMLDAQMVLLLANHIGDLAVLRQAFALARVTVEASS; translated from the coding sequence ATGAACGCCCTCAACCTGAAGCAGAATCTGGATGATTACGACGACTTCTACGACATGCTCACCGAGTCGCACCACGACCTGACCGAAGCGCAAAGCAAGATGCTGGACGCGCAAATGGTGCTGCTGTTGGCGAATCACATCGGCGACCTGGCGGTGCTGCGGCAAGCCTTCGCCCTGGCCCGCGTGACCGTCGAGGCCAGCAGCTAG
- the proV gene encoding glycine betaine/L-proline ABC transporter ATP-binding protein ProV, translating to MAKQIIIDQVFKVFGDQPEQALALVRKGASKQDILAQTECTIGVFDATFTIEAGEIFVIMGLSGSGKSTLVRMLNRLIEPTAGRILIDGNDINTLPDAQLRALRRKDISMVFQSFALLPQITVLDNTAFGMELAGMPKAERHALARQALEQVGLAGYAGSYPDELSGGMQQRVGLARALACDPSILLMDEAFSALDPIMRTEMQSELLRLQQIKRRTIVFISHDLDEAMRIGDRVAIMKDGHVVQVGTPEEILRKPANDYVRSFVRGVDAAAVFKASDIARKSQIVVSESPTRGARAALSMLEEQDRSYAYVVDPKRKFLGLVSADSLRDALDGHTGPLGLAHAYLPEVQSINANDPVAGLFGQVAQLPYAVPVVADDGSFHGAISRTTLLKFLDRDTPAIAEPQTQKGLA from the coding sequence GTGGCTAAACAAATCATTATTGACCAGGTCTTTAAAGTATTCGGCGACCAGCCGGAACAGGCACTGGCGCTGGTCCGCAAAGGCGCCAGCAAACAAGACATTCTGGCCCAGACAGAATGCACCATCGGCGTGTTCGACGCCACCTTTACCATTGAAGCCGGCGAGATCTTCGTCATCATGGGCCTGTCCGGTTCGGGCAAGTCGACCCTGGTGCGCATGCTCAACCGTCTGATCGAGCCGACCGCCGGCCGCATCCTGATCGACGGCAACGACATCAACACGCTGCCGGACGCGCAGCTGCGCGCCTTGCGCCGCAAGGACATCAGCATGGTGTTCCAGTCGTTCGCGCTGCTGCCGCAAATTACCGTGCTCGACAACACCGCCTTCGGCATGGAGCTGGCCGGCATGCCGAAAGCCGAGCGCCACGCGCTGGCGCGGCAGGCGCTGGAGCAGGTTGGCCTGGCCGGCTATGCCGGCAGCTATCCCGATGAATTATCTGGCGGCATGCAGCAACGCGTGGGCCTGGCGCGCGCGCTGGCGTGCGATCCATCGATTCTGCTGATGGATGAGGCTTTCTCCGCGCTGGACCCGATCATGCGCACCGAGATGCAATCGGAACTGCTGCGCCTGCAACAGATCAAACGCCGCACCATCGTCTTCATTTCGCACGACCTTGATGAAGCAATGCGCATCGGCGACCGTGTCGCCATCATGAAGGACGGTCACGTGGTGCAAGTGGGCACGCCGGAAGAAATCCTGCGCAAGCCGGCCAACGATTACGTGCGCAGCTTTGTGCGTGGAGTCGATGCCGCCGCTGTCTTCAAGGCCAGCGACATTGCCCGCAAGAGCCAGATCGTGGTGTCGGAGTCGCCAACGCGCGGTGCGCGGGCGGCCTTGTCGATGCTGGAAGAGCAGGACCGCAGCTACGCCTATGTGGTCGATCCCAAGCGTAAATTCCTCGGCCTGGTGTCGGCCGATTCGCTGCGCGATGCGCTCGATGGCCATACCGGTCCGCTGGGCCTGGCCCATGCGTATCTGCCGGAAGTGCAGTCGATCAATGCCAACGATCCCGTCGCCGGCCTGTTCGGCCAGGTGGCGCAGTTGCCTTACGCCGTTCCGGTGGTGGCCGATGATGGCAGCTTCCACGGCGCCATCAGCAGGACCACCTTGCTGAAATTCCTCGACCGCGATACGCCCGCCATTGCCGAGCCACAAACACAGAAAGGACTCGCATGA
- a CDS encoding 2-hydroxyacid dehydrogenase encodes MKTAVFSARRYDKTMLARANVAAAHELRFLEDRLTAASAPLAAGCEAVCVFVNDNVDADVLAILSQLGVRLVATRSTGYNQIDAAAAERLGIAVVRVTDYSPYSVAEFAVGLLLAVNRKIARASWRTREGNFDLDGLMGFDLHGKTVGVIGTGKIGTIFARILSGFGCTLLGHDRYPSAAFEALGGRYVSVDELLAGSDVVSLHCPLTEETRHIVNAASLARAKRGSILVNTSRGGLVDTEAATEALKTGQLGGLAIDVYEQEANLFFQDLSSTIICDDVIQRLVSFPNVIVTGHQAFFTEEAIGQIMQTTIDSISAFERGEELVNRIPKS; translated from the coding sequence ATGAAAACAGCAGTGTTCAGTGCACGCCGATATGACAAGACCATGCTGGCGCGGGCCAACGTCGCCGCCGCTCATGAATTGCGTTTCCTGGAAGACCGCCTGACCGCCGCCAGCGCGCCGCTGGCCGCCGGCTGCGAGGCTGTCTGCGTGTTCGTCAACGACAACGTCGACGCCGATGTTCTGGCGATTCTGTCGCAGCTAGGTGTGCGGCTGGTGGCGACGCGCTCCACCGGCTACAACCAGATCGACGCCGCCGCCGCCGAACGTCTCGGCATTGCCGTGGTGCGGGTGACCGACTACTCGCCTTACTCGGTGGCCGAGTTTGCCGTCGGCCTGCTGCTGGCGGTCAACCGCAAGATCGCCCGCGCCAGCTGGCGCACGCGTGAAGGCAACTTCGACCTCGACGGCCTGATGGGTTTCGACCTGCATGGCAAGACCGTGGGCGTGATCGGCACCGGCAAGATCGGCACCATCTTTGCGCGCATCCTGAGCGGCTTCGGCTGCACTTTGTTGGGTCATGACCGTTATCCGTCGGCGGCGTTCGAGGCGCTGGGTGGCCGCTACGTGTCGGTGGATGAGCTGCTGGCCGGCAGCGACGTGGTCTCGCTGCATTGCCCGCTGACCGAAGAGACGCGCCATATCGTCAACGCCGCATCGCTGGCGCGCGCCAAGCGCGGCAGCATCCTGGTCAACACCAGCCGGGGCGGGCTGGTCGATACCGAGGCTGCCACCGAGGCGCTGAAGACTGGCCAGTTGGGCGGGCTGGCGATCGACGTCTACGAACAGGAAGCCAATCTGTTCTTCCAAGACCTGTCGTCGACCATTATTTGCGACGACGTGATCCAGCGGCTGGTGTCGTTCCCGAATGTGATCGTGACCGGCCACCAGGCGTTTTTCACGGAAGAGGCGATTGGCCAGATTATGCAGACCACCATCGACAGCATCAGCGCGTTCGAGCGCGGCGAGGAGCTGGTCAACCGCATTCCCAAGTCGTAA
- a CDS encoding aspartate:alanine exchanger family transporter produces MTEISAFLASQPLLALFLTIAIGYLLGAVSVKGLSLGSGAVLFVGLAVGAASPKLMLPGLIGNLGLLLFLYGVGIAYGAQFFRGLTTAEGMKANLAALIAVGAALGLTLAAAHWLPGIDLPHALGAFAGAGTSTAALQAALAVFGTAPATGYSMAYPIGVAVPILLLGLYNAWRKPRLSTVTPAALHVEEIEVTEFYVIGMTLAAAARSLPPGISIVAIRRGHHNLVAEDSMCLERDDVLLVAGNDSALLHDVATRFGPAHPGRMVHDRKDLDYERFFISSPAVAGLQLGQLHIPKELQARILHLRRADADLQLTPQRTLEFGDRIGVLAPRASFPALRKLFGDSVRGTGEISYLSIGVGVTLGLAFGAIHWPLPLLGHLSLGFAGLLLVALLLGRQRRTGMFQWAMPISANLVLRNFGLTLFLAVVGISSGATFAATFAESGMLYLLLGSAIVSVMVIVTMLVALAVFRLPFDSVAGIVAGATGNPAILAFANRIAPTDRPDVGYAMIFPSMTVLKILLVQLVGILAK; encoded by the coding sequence ATGACTGAAATCAGCGCATTCCTCGCCAGCCAGCCACTGCTGGCCCTCTTCCTCACCATCGCCATCGGTTACTTGCTGGGTGCGGTGAGCGTCAAAGGCTTGTCGCTGGGATCGGGCGCGGTGCTGTTTGTCGGCCTGGCGGTCGGCGCGGCGTCGCCCAAACTGATGCTGCCCGGCCTGATTGGCAACCTGGGGCTGCTGCTGTTCCTGTACGGGGTCGGCATCGCCTACGGTGCGCAGTTCTTTCGCGGCCTGACCACGGCCGAAGGCATGAAAGCCAACCTGGCGGCGCTGATCGCGGTCGGCGCGGCGCTGGGGCTGACGCTGGCGGCGGCGCACTGGCTGCCCGGCATCGATCTGCCGCATGCGCTCGGCGCTTTCGCCGGCGCCGGCACCAGCACGGCCGCGCTGCAAGCGGCGCTAGCGGTGTTCGGCACGGCGCCGGCCACTGGCTATTCGATGGCCTACCCAATCGGCGTGGCGGTGCCGATCCTGCTGCTGGGTCTGTACAACGCGTGGCGCAAGCCGCGCCTGTCCACCGTCACGCCGGCCGCCTTGCACGTGGAGGAAATCGAAGTCACCGAGTTTTACGTGATCGGCATGACGCTGGCCGCCGCGGCGCGCAGCTTGCCGCCCGGGATTTCCATCGTCGCCATCCGGCGCGGCCATCACAACCTGGTGGCGGAAGACAGCATGTGCCTGGAGCGCGACGACGTGCTGCTGGTGGCCGGCAACGACAGCGCGCTGCTGCATGATGTGGCGACGCGCTTCGGCCCGGCGCATCCCGGCCGCATGGTGCATGACCGCAAGGATCTCGACTACGAACGCTTCTTCATTTCCAGCCCCGCCGTCGCCGGACTACAACTGGGACAATTACACATTCCCAAGGAATTGCAGGCACGCATCCTGCACCTGCGGCGCGCCGACGCCGACCTGCAGCTGACGCCGCAGCGCACGCTGGAGTTCGGCGACCGCATCGGCGTGCTTGCGCCGCGCGCCAGCTTCCCGGCGCTGCGCAAGCTGTTTGGCGATTCGGTGCGCGGCACTGGCGAAATCAGCTACCTCAGCATTGGCGTCGGCGTCACGCTGGGGCTTGCATTTGGCGCCATCCACTGGCCGCTGCCGCTGCTGGGCCATTTGTCGCTGGGATTCGCCGGCCTGTTGCTGGTGGCGCTACTGCTGGGCCGCCAACGCCGCACCGGCATGTTCCAGTGGGCGATGCCGATCTCGGCCAATCTGGTATTGCGCAACTTCGGCCTGACCTTGTTTCTGGCGGTGGTCGGCATTTCGTCCGGCGCCACTTTTGCCGCCACCTTTGCGGAAAGCGGCATGCTGTATCTGCTGCTGGGCAGCGCCATCGTTTCGGTGATGGTGATCGTCACCATGCTGGTGGCGCTGGCGGTATTCCGCCTGCCGTTCGACAGCGTGGCCGGGATTGTGGCCGGCGCCACCGGCAATCCAGCCATCCTGGCGTTCGCCAACCGCATCGCCCCCACCGACCGGCCGGACGTCGGCTACGCCATGATCTTCCCGTCGATGACGGTGCTGAAGATTTTACTGGTTCAACTGGTAGGCATCCTGGCGAAGTAG
- a CDS encoding CPBP family intramembrane glutamic endopeptidase: MKKIHITLPLALIVLAVWLGLTLGLVRLQAGGIGLSWLLAALFALLVSLAGNERRTSGLHAPSPSRSWWLVSPPLLYSMLMLLVAWAGGWPAPKALLLVAGNAALVALSEELMFRAILLQGLLDRYAIWPAVLLSSALFGVVHTANGLATGDLGGALWQATAAFLQGIVYAAIRLRTRSVWPMMVVHGVWDFALVSSIQGATAGDEASILPYAALLAVLPLCLYGVYLLRGSQRALLRQDAYQLNQ; this comes from the coding sequence ATGAAAAAAATCCATATCACCTTGCCGCTGGCGCTGATCGTGCTGGCGGTCTGGCTGGGCTTGACGCTAGGCTTGGTTCGGCTGCAAGCCGGCGGCATCGGCCTGTCCTGGCTGCTAGCGGCGCTGTTTGCCTTGCTGGTTTCGCTGGCCGGCAATGAACGGCGCACTAGCGGCCTGCATGCGCCGTCTCCGTCACGTTCGTGGTGGCTGGTTTCGCCGCCATTGCTGTATTCGATGCTGATGCTGCTGGTGGCGTGGGCCGGCGGCTGGCCGGCGCCCAAGGCCTTGCTACTGGTGGCCGGCAATGCGGCGCTGGTGGCGCTGTCGGAAGAATTGATGTTCCGCGCCATCCTGCTGCAAGGCTTGCTTGACCGTTATGCCATCTGGCCTGCTGTGCTGCTGTCGTCGGCGCTGTTCGGCGTGGTGCATACGGCCAATGGCCTGGCGACGGGCGACCTGGGCGGCGCGTTGTGGCAGGCCACGGCGGCCTTCCTGCAAGGGATCGTATATGCGGCGATACGCCTGCGCACCCGTTCAGTGTGGCCGATGATGGTGGTGCACGGCGTGTGGGATTTTGCGCTGGTGTCGTCGATACAGGGCGCCACGGCAGGCGACGAGGCGTCGATATTGCCCTACGCGGCGCTGCTGGCCGTGCTGCCGCTGTGCCTGTACGGCGTGTACCTGCTGCGCGGCAGCCAGCGCGCGCTACTTCGCCAGGATGCCTACCAGTTGAACCAGTAA